Proteins from one Campylobacter concisus genomic window:
- a CDS encoding D-2-hydroxyacid dehydrogenase, translating into MKIVCLDAATLGENIDLSVFKKFGEFISYQKTKSDEVVPRLKGVDIVITNKVIIDKAVMEATNLKLICISATGMNNVDLEHAKAKNIAVKNVAGYSTASVVQHTFAMLFELTNRIKFYDEYVKSGEWVKSEIFTYLGANISEIAGKEFGIIGLGEIGRSVASVARAFGANVSYYSTSGANKNSEFKQKSLDELLKNSDIISIHAPLNGKTRNLLGANEINLLKDDAIVLNLGRGGIVDEAAMARAIDERNLRFGTDVLESEPMSENSPFLNVKNKENLLITPHVAWGSLEARKTLITKIVANIENFINESK; encoded by the coding sequence ATGAAGATCGTTTGTTTAGACGCGGCCACGCTGGGAGAAAACATAGATCTTAGTGTTTTTAAGAAATTTGGCGAGTTTATCAGCTACCAAAAAACCAAAAGCGATGAGGTCGTGCCTCGTCTAAAGGGCGTTGATATCGTCATCACAAACAAGGTCATCATCGACAAAGCCGTGATGGAGGCGACAAATTTAAAGCTTATCTGCATAAGTGCAACTGGGATGAATAATGTCGATCTAGAGCATGCAAAAGCTAAAAACATAGCTGTTAAAAACGTCGCTGGCTACTCAACCGCAAGTGTCGTGCAGCACACATTTGCCATGCTTTTTGAGCTAACAAATCGCATCAAATTTTATGATGAATACGTAAAAAGCGGAGAGTGGGTGAAGAGTGAAATTTTTACCTATCTTGGCGCAAATATCAGCGAGATCGCTGGCAAAGAATTTGGCATCATCGGACTTGGCGAGATAGGACGCAGCGTGGCGTCAGTGGCGCGTGCATTTGGCGCAAATGTGAGCTACTACTCGACAAGCGGAGCAAATAAAAATAGCGAATTTAAGCAAAAAAGCTTAGATGAGCTACTAAAAAACAGCGACATCATCAGCATCCACGCACCGCTAAATGGAAAAACTAGAAATTTACTGGGCGCAAATGAGATAAATTTACTAAAAGATGATGCGATAGTGCTAAATTTAGGACGCGGCGGCATAGTAGACGAAGCTGCTATGGCAAGGGCGATAGATGAGAGAAATTTACGCTTTGGTACGGACGTTTTAGAAAGCGAGCCAATGAGCGAAAATAGCCCATTTTTAAATGTAAAAAATAAAGAAAATCTACTCATCACGCCACACGTAGCATGGGGTAGCTTGGAGGCCAGAAAGACACTCATTACAAAGATCGTGGCAAACATCGAAAATTTCATCAATGAGAGCAAGTAA
- a CDS encoding DUF2314 domain-containing protein, protein MSFFKKILGKQIDLGKQMPIYFVSNDEEYMQRAFEQARESFRYFWREVYWERHRIVPMLDYAMVKICFLDVVNGEEVGEHMWIDDVEFDGETIYGTLVNEPDAVQNVKVGDQVSVKIDEMSDWLFAIDGRAYGGFSVQAMRSRMQKKELKEHDKAWGLDFGDFNDILVVYEQKEHPENLIEHPMSKNTHEQVEQYIKEHPSMVTDADEFGYTQLHHEAIAGNLNLVNLLLKYGADKNARTKSGKTAAEFAENLGWSEIAKVLK, encoded by the coding sequence ATGAGCTTTTTTAAGAAAATTCTCGGTAAACAAATCGATCTTGGCAAGCAAATGCCGATCTATTTTGTAAGTAACGACGAAGAATACATGCAGCGCGCGTTTGAGCAAGCTCGTGAGAGCTTTAGGTATTTTTGGCGTGAGGTTTATTGGGAGCGCCACAGGATCGTACCTATGCTTGATTATGCGATGGTAAAAATTTGCTTCTTAGATGTCGTAAATGGCGAAGAAGTCGGCGAGCACATGTGGATAGACGATGTGGAATTTGATGGCGAAACGATATATGGAACACTCGTAAACGAGCCTGACGCCGTGCAAAACGTTAAAGTAGGCGATCAAGTAAGCGTGAAGATAGATGAGATGAGCGACTGGCTCTTTGCGATAGATGGACGCGCATACGGTGGATTTAGCGTGCAGGCGATGCGTTCACGCATGCAAAAGAAAGAGCTAAAAGAGCACGATAAAGCATGGGGGCTTGATTTTGGCGATTTTAACGATATTTTGGTAGTTTACGAGCAAAAAGAGCACCCTGAAAATTTGATAGAGCATCCAATGAGCAAAAATACGCATGAACAGGTGGAGCAGTACATAAAAGAGCATCCAAGTATGGTCACGGACGCCGATGAATTTGGCTATACGCAGCTTCACCACGAGGCGATCGCTGGAAATTTAAATCTTGTAAATCTCTTGCTAAAATACGGCGCTGATAAAAATGCTCGCACAAAAAGTGGAAAAACGGCGGCTGAATTTGCTGAAAATTTGGGCTGGAGCGAAATCGCAAAGGTGCTTAAATAG
- a CDS encoding YajQ family cyclic di-GMP-binding protein, with protein sequence MATEHSFDISAEVDMMEVKNALETAKKEIAARYDFKGLAAEVELNEKEKFITLLSSSDNKIDALKDIVISKLIKRNILPVAITETKREPASGGNLEATLKLNDTLDGENSKKITKAIKDSKIKVSAQIRGEEIRVTSKSIDDLQECIKLVRGLNLELPISFKNLK encoded by the coding sequence ATGGCAACTGAGCATAGTTTTGATATAAGTGCCGAGGTCGATATGATGGAGGTCAAAAACGCGCTGGAGACGGCAAAAAAAGAGATCGCGGCGAGGTATGACTTTAAGGGGCTTGCAGCTGAAGTCGAGCTAAACGAAAAAGAGAAATTTATCACGCTTCTTAGCTCAAGCGACAACAAGATCGACGCACTAAAAGATATAGTTATCTCAAAACTCATCAAGCGCAACATCCTACCAGTAGCGATCACAGAGACAAAAAGAGAGCCAGCGAGTGGTGGAAATTTAGAGGCGACACTAAAGCTAAACGACACGCTTGATGGTGAAAACTCAAAAAAGATCACCAAAGCCATCAAAGACTCAAAGATCAAGGTAAGCGCGCAGATCAGGGGTGAAGAGATCAGAGTAACAAGTAAAAGCATAGACGATCTGCAGGAGTGTATAAAGCTGGTGAGGGGGTTAAATTTGGAGCTTCCGATCAGTTTTAAAAACCTAAAGTAA